One genomic window of Leptospira paudalimensis includes the following:
- a CDS encoding polyprenyl synthetase family protein — protein MVPITFTEILQNSKRIFDSFFDSYTTTLFSPKTRITEACLYSLKAGGKRVRPIFVLNSFFEPNKLTHGIETKDDSVLLASLAVECIHTYSLIHDDLPAMDDDDTRRGKPTCHKQFDEATAILAGDTLNSLSFYLLSMMETEDPFLIRDSIQILHKGAGLKGMIQGQMEDIEEEKNPSKTDRESKLLSIHEKKTGALIESSFLLGNRLRPDWKERESVLSSYAKEIGLLFQITDDILDVEGNLEELGKTPGKDAKAGKLTYPSLYGMEKTKSLRSESVNKAISLATELSSMNHEFFLGLPKYIAERKN, from the coding sequence ATCGTGCCAATTACCTTCACCGAAATCTTACAAAACTCCAAACGAATTTTTGATTCATTTTTTGATTCCTATACCACAACTTTATTTTCACCAAAGACTCGCATAACGGAAGCTTGTTTGTATAGCCTAAAGGCTGGTGGAAAAAGAGTAAGACCTATCTTTGTTTTAAATTCATTTTTTGAACCTAACAAATTAACACACGGCATCGAAACTAAAGACGATTCTGTTTTACTTGCCTCACTTGCAGTTGAATGCATTCATACCTATTCCCTTATCCACGATGACCTACCGGCAATGGATGATGATGACACCCGTCGGGGTAAACCAACTTGCCATAAACAATTTGATGAGGCAACGGCCATTTTAGCTGGTGATACACTCAACTCTCTTAGTTTCTATCTATTATCAATGATGGAAACTGAAGATCCATTTCTCATCCGTGATTCCATTCAAATCCTCCACAAAGGTGCAGGTTTGAAGGGAATGATCCAAGGACAGATGGAAGACATTGAAGAAGAAAAAAATCCAAGTAAAACAGACCGAGAATCCAAACTACTCTCTATCCATGAAAAAAAAACAGGAGCACTGATCGAATCTTCCTTTTTATTAGGGAATCGATTACGACCTGATTGGAAAGAAAGAGAATCTGTACTTTCAAGTTATGCGAAAGAAATTGGGCTTTTATTCCAAATCACAGATGATATCCTCGATGTAGAAGGAAATTTAGAAGAACTTGGCAAAACCCCAGGAAAGGATGCAAAAGCAGGGAAATTGACGTACCCAAGTTTGTATGGAATGGAAAAAACAAAATCTCTCAGGTCCGAGTCTGTCAACAAAGCCATCTCACTAGCAACTGAACTTTCTTCTATGAATCATGAATTCTTTTTAGGATTACCTAAGTACATTGCAGAAAGAAAAAATTAG
- a CDS encoding TlyA family RNA methyltransferase, which yields MQKEKIRLDNFLVREGFVPDLKLAQSLILSGSVLVNDTVISKVGTLITLKDKVRTKEKIKSYVSRGAYKLLGAFDHWKDIQINGKTCIDLGASTGGFCQVLLEKGASKLFAVDVGYGQLAQKIANDPKVTVFDRTHLKELPQLSLEPLTNETWITMDLSFISLVPVFSFLKLLFEKYPETHWKGITLFKPQFEVHPSKLEKGVLIDSQLIGYAIRNVWHKIKQSDPKIRFVGLLESPIQGADGNREFLIRWERKWEN from the coding sequence TTGCAGAAAGAAAAAATTAGACTCGATAACTTTCTCGTTAGGGAAGGGTTTGTACCCGATTTAAAATTAGCCCAATCTTTAATTCTATCTGGTTCTGTTCTCGTGAATGATACAGTCATTTCAAAAGTGGGAACTCTGATTACACTAAAAGACAAAGTTAGAACAAAAGAAAAAATAAAGTCTTATGTTTCAAGAGGTGCCTACAAACTGTTAGGTGCATTTGATCATTGGAAAGACATTCAAATCAATGGAAAAACATGTATTGATTTGGGAGCTTCCACAGGTGGATTTTGCCAAGTGTTACTGGAAAAAGGTGCTTCCAAATTATTTGCAGTCGATGTTGGATACGGTCAATTGGCTCAAAAGATTGCCAATGATCCAAAAGTGACTGTGTTCGACCGCACCCACCTAAAAGAATTACCACAATTATCTTTAGAACCTCTCACGAACGAAACTTGGATCACAATGGATCTTAGTTTCATTTCGTTGGTCCCTGTATTTTCATTTCTGAAGTTATTGTTTGAGAAATACCCAGAAACTCACTGGAAAGGAATCACCCTTTTTAAACCTCAATTTGAAGTGCATCCCTCGAAATTAGAGAAAGGTGTTTTGATCGATTCGCAATTGATTGGTTATGCGATCAGAAATGTTTGGCACAAAATCAAACAATCTGATCCAAAAATTAGATTTGTTGGTCTTTTGGAATCACCCATCCAAGGGGCCGACGGGAATCGAGAATTTTTAATACGTTGGGAAAGGAAATGGGAGAACTAA
- a CDS encoding response regulator, with the protein MTKKNILIVEDEPFLGLNIKQKIESFGFHVIAVVPSGDEAFQIVSEKVPDLILMDINLEGSLDGIETAESLRDQFSVPVLFLTGFLDETSKQRINQNPSYAYLMKPFSTDQLKEAVTGFMV; encoded by the coding sequence ATGACGAAAAAGAACATCCTCATCGTCGAGGATGAACCATTCCTCGGACTCAATATCAAACAGAAAATCGAATCATTTGGTTTTCATGTGATTGCTGTTGTACCATCTGGGGATGAGGCCTTTCAAATTGTCTCAGAAAAGGTGCCAGACCTTATCCTTATGGACATCAATCTAGAAGGATCACTCGATGGCATCGAAACGGCCGAATCTTTACGTGACCAATTCTCAGTTCCTGTTTTGTTTCTGACTGGATTTTTGGACGAAACTTCAAAACAACGAATCAATCAAAATCCTTCGTATGCCTATCTCATGAAACCATTTTCTACGGACCAATTAAAAGAAGCCGTTACTGGTTTTATGGTTTAG
- a CDS encoding ferredoxin: MADKSIKQPENVPGKYYVDQTCVPCNDCVKEAPNLLEYNADETHIFFKKQPSNPTEEKQAKAAMAMCPVDAIGDDGE, encoded by the coding sequence ATGGCAGATAAAAGTATCAAACAACCCGAGAATGTACCAGGAAAATACTATGTCGACCAGACTTGTGTTCCCTGCAATGACTGTGTCAAAGAAGCACCGAACCTTTTAGAGTACAATGCGGACGAAACGCACATTTTCTTTAAAAAACAACCATCCAATCCAACAGAGGAAAAACAGGCAAAGGCAGCCATGGCAATGTGTCCTGTCGATGCGATTGGGGACGATGGAGAGTAA
- a CDS encoding alpha/beta fold hydrolase gives MKNMGGIPSYVNLGGHKIFYWKFGKGNQKPIVFFHGLLDESFGFRRVVKELLNDGYPLYVFDLPGYGKSKLPLVKYLYQIDVWAELLLECLEKLNLSQISLVGHSMGGLISQHLVLHDRNHRVEKLILLAPGGIAHPEREKMRKILFPKTERQVVLLLRYLYGEEFPEPGFLFRHTLVTIWNDKPNEYLQENTLRREDEIFFGAKMKEIKIPTLILAGAEDEITPPFMMKQMKSYIKKSKLVWIPKIRHAIHLEKPDVVAKNIREFYNS, from the coding sequence ATGAAAAATATGGGTGGAATTCCCTCTTATGTCAACTTGGGAGGCCACAAAATTTTTTATTGGAAGTTTGGGAAAGGAAACCAAAAACCTATCGTTTTTTTTCATGGATTACTAGATGAAAGTTTTGGATTCCGAAGAGTCGTAAAAGAATTGTTAAATGATGGATACCCATTGTATGTTTTTGATTTGCCAGGATATGGAAAGAGTAAACTTCCACTTGTCAAATACCTTTATCAAATTGATGTTTGGGCGGAATTACTTCTCGAATGTTTAGAAAAACTAAATTTAAGCCAAATTAGTTTAGTTGGACATTCGATGGGTGGACTGATTTCCCAACACTTAGTCCTTCATGATAGAAATCATCGTGTGGAAAAATTAATTTTACTCGCACCCGGTGGAATTGCACATCCAGAACGCGAAAAAATGCGAAAGATTCTATTTCCAAAAACGGAAAGGCAAGTCGTATTGTTGTTACGTTATTTATACGGTGAAGAATTTCCTGAACCAGGTTTTTTGTTTCGTCATACACTGGTTACGATTTGGAATGATAAACCAAATGAATACTTACAAGAAAATACTCTCAGAAGAGAAGATGAGATTTTTTTCGGTGCTAAAATGAAAGAGATCAAAATTCCAACTTTGATATTAGCAGGTGCTGAAGATGAAATCACACCACCATTTATGATGAAACAAATGAAATCCTATATCAAAAAAAGCAAATTGGTTTGGATTCCAAAAATTAGACATGCCATCCATTTAGAAAAGCCTGATGTTGTAGCAAAGAATATTAGAGAATTCTATAATTCTTAA
- a CDS encoding ATP-binding protein: MLETKIHKLSELLSHSSIPYLFVDLKSQNILYCHDQIKNLLGLNVSLPCPMDLIFEDTNNVSTLLKQKSNQKKNHQIQCKKANLETLTVSVQFSSVDDVLNDEDEIYILYIHWNQITETVHPPQNERLEIPFLITDSFGNVQFANTRFLDFFSITLEQIQKKSIFELLTLAEPIKSDLLRTNVKHDIDIYSGLGEKQKFQLQSFVTPNYTNGINNITILLLDLSTLQNAENTIRYGEEKLKTFFATINNGFVIVNQDAIIIEVAPIFKFLLFQLLAFEVGENIFQYFDISEKSRLIEVLNLSISSQSTQRAEFDYSLLGEDRTFEIKFIPVRKLNPNDKKVMLVFSDITEAKRLDRQLIESMKFASIGEIAAGLAHEINNPLQSALLYLEDLITVDETDPNERKNILQKIEAANLRIRDLVKALLDLGRMESPNRDFVSPYYILVRTSELVEVSCRKKNIQFTRHAGPNLPGIFVRWQEIEQVLINCVVNSINALSEMEIPRENPRIELGIDFLRSQNKDWVVFSVEDNGPGIDDDTLEKVFLPLFTTRRNKQGTGLGLSISKKIIAEHGGEIYIKTKNGLGTKVEIFLPAHTDENG, encoded by the coding sequence ATGTTAGAAACAAAAATTCACAAGTTATCGGAGTTACTTTCCCATTCCTCGATTCCTTATCTTTTCGTCGATCTTAAATCCCAAAATATACTCTATTGTCATGATCAAATTAAAAATCTTTTGGGGTTGAATGTTTCTCTTCCATGCCCTATGGATTTGATTTTCGAAGATACAAACAATGTATCCACTTTACTGAAACAAAAATCGAATCAAAAAAAAAATCACCAAATCCAATGTAAGAAGGCAAATTTAGAAACTTTGACAGTATCTGTTCAGTTTTCATCGGTTGATGATGTTTTGAATGATGAAGATGAAATTTATATTCTGTACATTCATTGGAATCAAATAACTGAGACTGTTCACCCACCACAAAATGAGAGATTGGAGATTCCATTTCTAATCACCGATTCCTTTGGAAATGTTCAATTTGCAAATACACGATTTTTAGATTTTTTTTCCATAACGTTGGAACAGATTCAAAAAAAATCCATCTTTGAACTACTTACTTTAGCAGAACCCATTAAATCTGATTTATTAAGAACAAATGTAAAACATGATATCGATATTTATTCTGGTTTAGGTGAAAAACAGAAGTTTCAATTACAAAGTTTTGTAACTCCAAATTACACAAATGGAATCAATAATATAACTATACTTTTATTAGATTTATCTACCTTACAAAATGCAGAAAATACAATCAGATACGGAGAAGAAAAATTAAAAACCTTTTTTGCAACTATCAATAATGGATTTGTTATCGTAAACCAAGATGCAATTATCATTGAAGTAGCTCCTATTTTTAAGTTTTTATTATTTCAACTATTGGCATTTGAAGTAGGAGAAAATATTTTTCAATATTTTGATATAAGTGAAAAAAGTAGACTGATTGAAGTTTTAAACTTATCAATTTCTTCACAATCGACTCAAAGAGCCGAATTCGATTATTCGTTATTAGGTGAGGATCGAACGTTCGAAATAAAGTTTATCCCTGTCAGAAAACTCAATCCTAATGACAAAAAGGTAATGTTAGTATTTTCTGATATCACTGAGGCAAAACGATTAGATAGACAATTAATTGAATCAATGAAATTTGCAAGTATCGGTGAAATTGCTGCAGGACTTGCACATGAAATTAACAATCCTCTCCAAAGTGCATTACTCTACTTAGAAGATTTAATTACAGTTGATGAAACCGATCCAAATGAACGAAAGAATATCCTGCAGAAAATTGAAGCGGCAAATTTAAGAATCCGAGACTTGGTAAAGGCATTACTTGACTTAGGCCGGATGGAAAGTCCAAATCGTGATTTTGTTTCTCCTTATTACATACTAGTCAGAACAAGTGAACTTGTGGAAGTCAGTTGTCGCAAAAAAAATATCCAATTCACAAGGCATGCTGGTCCCAATTTACCTGGAATTTTTGTACGTTGGCAGGAAATCGAACAAGTGTTGATCAATTGTGTGGTAAACTCGATTAATGCCTTGTCTGAAATGGAAATTCCCAGAGAGAATCCTCGAATTGAGTTGGGAATTGATTTTCTTAGGAGTCAAAATAAGGACTGGGTCGTATTTTCTGTGGAAGACAATGGACCAGGAATCGATGACGATACATTGGAAAAGGTTTTTTTACCCTTGTTCACAACAAGGCGGAACAAACAAGGAACAGGATTGGGTTTATCAATTTCTAAAAAAATCATCGCCGAACACGGTGGTGAGATTTATATCAAAACAAAGAATGGTTTAGGAACAAAGGTCGAAATCTTTTTGCCTGCTCATACGGATGAAAATGGATAA
- a CDS encoding hybrid sensor histidine kinase/response regulator, with amino-acid sequence MDKILIIDDEEDIRIALKRVLSREGYQIELSESASDAVKRIESGELFSLVISDILMSGMSGIDFTKFIAEKNINLPVILITGNPNLSSAEAAIRYHAYEYISKPVDRTQLLSVVKRALEVKNQKDSDLEKLMLSEKLEKALRTQNLDLNRQNAAILNATSDAVVTINHKLIIVSANKASFDMFRFHSPLDLIGQNVRILFTENKMQKYMSQVSNVLSQEPNKSTLQLSDVTLQRSDTSTFLADIAICSYSLDGDSFYTGVIRDVTQKKLMVEQLIHSERRAFLSVVAASIGHEINNSLTAIQGFVEMASRENADLMLKDRALKVTLNQTEKLRALTSNLLQLGKSVKSNTEKTEILNLNSEISSVLQVFKETAKLKYCQIKREDSTEPIPIRMNSDQFALLLSNILLNAADATNNIGTIEIKAYIQNKKGHLIVIDDGEGMSQETLDKIYEPYFTTKELGKGTGLGMFVVKQIVENFEIELQIDSTPGKGSKFHFIFPEVSGS; translated from the coding sequence ATGGATAAAATATTAATTATCGATGATGAAGAAGACATTCGTATCGCATTAAAACGTGTTTTATCACGTGAAGGGTACCAAATTGAACTTTCTGAATCTGCATCTGATGCTGTAAAACGAATCGAATCAGGAGAATTATTTTCATTAGTGATTTCAGATATTTTGATGTCAGGAATGTCTGGTATTGATTTCACAAAATTTATAGCTGAAAAAAACATAAATTTACCTGTGATATTAATCACTGGAAATCCTAATTTATCGTCCGCGGAAGCTGCTATTCGTTATCATGCTTATGAATATATATCAAAACCGGTTGATAGAACCCAGCTACTATCTGTCGTAAAACGAGCATTAGAGGTAAAAAATCAGAAAGATTCAGATTTAGAAAAATTAATGTTGTCCGAAAAATTAGAAAAGGCTCTTCGGACACAGAATTTAGATCTTAACCGTCAAAATGCGGCAATTTTGAATGCAACATCAGATGCGGTTGTTACTATCAATCACAAACTTATCATTGTATCAGCAAACAAGGCGAGCTTTGATATGTTTCGATTTCATTCTCCACTAGATTTAATAGGACAGAATGTACGAATTTTATTTACTGAAAATAAAATGCAAAAGTATATGAGCCAAGTTTCGAATGTATTAAGCCAAGAACCAAATAAATCAACTTTGCAACTATCTGATGTAACTCTACAGCGTTCGGATACTTCAACGTTTCTGGCTGATATTGCAATATGTTCCTATAGTTTAGATGGTGATTCATTTTATACTGGTGTTATCCGAGATGTAACGCAAAAAAAATTGATGGTGGAACAATTGATCCACTCAGAAAGAAGGGCATTTTTATCTGTAGTTGCGGCAAGTATAGGCCACGAAATCAATAATTCATTAACAGCCATCCAAGGATTTGTCGAAATGGCTTCACGTGAAAATGCAGACCTTATGTTAAAAGATCGTGCACTGAAAGTGACTCTAAACCAAACAGAAAAATTAAGAGCTTTAACTTCGAATCTTTTGCAATTAGGAAAATCAGTAAAATCAAATACAGAAAAAACAGAAATCCTTAATTTAAATTCAGAAATTTCCTCAGTCTTACAGGTTTTTAAAGAAACGGCAAAACTCAAATACTGTCAAATCAAACGAGAAGATTCTACTGAACCAATTCCAATTCGTATGAATTCGGATCAATTTGCATTATTACTATCAAATATTTTATTAAATGCTGCGGATGCGACAAACAACATAGGAACGATCGAAATCAAAGCATATATCCAAAACAAAAAAGGCCATCTAATTGTCATTGATGATGGTGAAGGGATGTCGCAAGAAACATTGGATAAAATTTATGAACCTTATTTTACCACAAAAGAATTAGGTAAAGGTACGGGATTAGGAATGTTTGTGGTAAAACAAATTGTAGAGAATTTTGAAATTGAATTACAAATTGATTCTACACCTGGGAAAGGTTCCAAATTTCATTTTATTTTTCCTGAGGTTTCCGGATCCTAG
- a CDS encoding phosphotransferase: MYTGINETQLEFIHSRYGKNCNITPLQEEASSRRYFHISTTKHSEAVVCIDETVNEEFIVLSQFLYENGIHVPKIFEKNETVGIICMSFEGKLDYSSYNLTEYQNHFTNLIELILKLQTLDPPVFVKTRKFDTEKLSFETNLTIDKFHAFKEIYKIKTSLTNEALAFFEETVDYLNQYPINVFTHRDFHCRNILRSPNSDYVLIDYQDARMGVPQYDLASILYDAYYPLPREFRMKMLKFFESRNIDQTKKFKDTFYLQALQRSFKALGTYFRMVTDHKKDKFKPSIVSCLNQLEEIIQLGMFPDSLFIFVRSLREELLLHKDFKKL, encoded by the coding sequence GTGTATACTGGAATCAATGAAACTCAATTAGAATTTATCCATTCTCGATATGGAAAAAATTGTAACATCACTCCCTTACAAGAGGAAGCATCCAGCAGACGATACTTTCATATTTCTACAACCAAACATAGTGAAGCAGTAGTCTGTATTGATGAAACAGTAAACGAAGAGTTTATCGTATTGAGTCAATTTTTGTATGAGAATGGAATTCATGTTCCAAAAATTTTTGAAAAGAATGAAACTGTGGGCATCATTTGTATGTCTTTTGAAGGAAAGTTGGACTATAGTTCCTATAATTTAACAGAATACCAAAATCACTTTACCAATCTAATTGAATTGATTTTAAAATTACAAACACTGGACCCGCCTGTTTTCGTAAAAACAAGAAAATTCGATACAGAGAAACTCAGTTTTGAAACAAATCTAACTATTGATAAATTTCATGCTTTTAAAGAGATTTATAAAATCAAAACTTCTTTAACCAATGAAGCTCTGGCTTTTTTTGAAGAGACTGTAGATTATTTAAATCAATATCCCATCAATGTTTTTACACACCGAGATTTTCATTGTCGAAATATTCTACGATCACCAAATTCCGATTATGTGTTGATTGATTACCAAGATGCAAGAATGGGTGTACCACAGTATGATTTGGCTTCCATTTTGTATGATGCTTATTATCCACTTCCTAGAGAATTTCGGATGAAGATGCTCAAATTCTTTGAATCAAGAAATATTGACCAAACAAAAAAATTCAAAGATACATTTTATCTACAAGCCCTACAGAGATCATTTAAAGCACTTGGCACATATTTTCGAATGGTAACCGATCATAAAAAGGACAAATTCAAACCATCGATAGTTTCCTGTTTAAACCAATTAGAAGAAATCATCCAGTTAGGAATGTTTCCTGATTCACTTTTCATTTTTGTGAGAAGTTTAAGAGAGGAGTTGTTATTACATAAGGATTTTAAAAAATTATGA
- a CDS encoding nucleotidyltransferase family protein — protein MNAFVLAAGFGKRMGSLTQNTPKPLLQIQSITLLDYALYLLHNWKIQKGWINAHYLGEQILDHVKNFTGFPLDVSIEKDKILGTAGGIRTALPQDSNSEPILLINPDTLFFPNPEFTPKQYLASGIKIHLYLLPIPKGEKYTQIFIRKDGVLEFGKGEFYYIGLSVIDPSCLSSLEKNQYYDLSDTFRECAKKGEITGEIFPGEVLDLGTKELWETYQSKDIFGSNIMNIKSFLRRTNMT, from the coding sequence ATGAATGCATTTGTACTGGCTGCTGGTTTTGGCAAACGAATGGGTTCTCTTACTCAAAATACTCCTAAACCACTTCTACAAATCCAATCGATCACTTTACTTGATTATGCATTATACTTATTACATAATTGGAAAATTCAAAAAGGTTGGATCAATGCACACTACTTAGGAGAACAAATTCTCGATCATGTAAAAAACTTCACTGGTTTTCCTTTAGATGTCTCGATAGAGAAAGATAAAATCTTAGGTACAGCTGGAGGAATTCGCACTGCCTTACCACAAGATTCTAATTCAGAACCAATTTTACTTATCAATCCTGATACTTTATTCTTTCCTAATCCTGAATTTACACCGAAACAATATTTGGCGAGCGGAATCAAAATTCATTTGTATTTATTACCAATACCAAAGGGTGAAAAGTATACACAAATTTTTATTAGGAAAGATGGTGTATTGGAGTTTGGCAAAGGTGAGTTTTATTATATAGGACTTTCTGTGATTGATCCTTCTTGTTTATCTAGCTTAGAAAAGAATCAATATTATGATTTGTCCGATACATTCCGAGAATGCGCGAAAAAAGGTGAGATCACCGGAGAAATATTCCCCGGTGAAGTTTTAGATTTGGGTACAAAGGAACTATGGGAAACTTACCAATCCAAAGATATTTTTGGTTCCAACATAATGAATATAAAATCATTCTTACGTCGGACCAATATGACTTAG
- a CDS encoding glucose-6-phosphate isomerase has translation MSNLKISDRFVKPFLLQNHLEKELERAETARQTVLNRTGLGKEFLGWVNLPSQTNSEDLQTIRKAAETIQSHSQYLVVVGIGGSYLGARAVIEALTPEFSHPETQKKTVKILYAGHHLDADYHFRLLAFLENKEFSVNVISKSGTTTEPAIAFRLLLSLLERKYGKENIKNRVFATTDKSKGALKHLADEYGFPTFVIPDDVGGRYSVFTPVGLLPIAAAGFSINKLIDGAKQMESNLKSTSSKEGNLASLYAAMRNSLYGLGKTTEIFVSYQPTLNYLAEWWKQLFGESEGKNAKGIFPASVQFTTDLHSMGQYIQDGERKLMETVIKIETPKQDVYLTEKTDDNDGLNYLAGKKLSEVNQSAILGTLIAHKDGGVPCIEIILPTINEEVLGELMYFYEFACAISGYMLGVNPFDQPGVEDYKNNMFALLGKKGYEKRKEEILSHIGPT, from the coding sequence ATGTCGAATCTAAAAATTTCTGATCGTTTTGTGAAACCCTTCCTCCTGCAAAATCATCTGGAAAAAGAATTAGAGAGGGCAGAAACAGCTCGTCAAACTGTATTAAATCGAACTGGATTAGGGAAAGAATTTTTAGGATGGGTAAACTTACCAAGCCAAACGAATTCAGAGGACTTACAGACAATTCGAAAAGCTGCTGAAACCATCCAATCCCATTCCCAATACTTAGTCGTTGTAGGCATTGGAGGTAGTTATTTGGGTGCAAGAGCGGTCATCGAAGCACTCACTCCCGAGTTTAGTCATCCTGAAACACAAAAGAAAACGGTCAAAATTTTATACGCTGGGCATCACTTGGATGCAGATTATCATTTCCGATTACTAGCATTTTTAGAGAACAAAGAGTTTTCTGTAAATGTGATTTCTAAATCTGGGACAACAACTGAACCAGCAATCGCCTTCCGGTTGTTACTTTCTTTGTTAGAGAGAAAGTATGGAAAAGAAAACATTAAAAATCGAGTGTTTGCAACTACCGACAAATCAAAAGGTGCACTCAAACATTTAGCAGATGAATATGGATTTCCTACGTTTGTCATTCCTGATGATGTAGGAGGAAGGTATTCTGTTTTTACGCCTGTTGGATTACTTCCAATTGCCGCAGCTGGATTTAGCATCAATAAACTCATTGATGGCGCAAAACAGATGGAATCGAATCTAAAATCTACATCTTCCAAAGAAGGTAACTTAGCTAGTTTATATGCCGCGATGAGAAATAGTTTGTATGGTTTAGGAAAAACAACTGAGATTTTTGTTTCTTATCAACCAACATTAAATTATTTGGCAGAATGGTGGAAACAGTTGTTTGGCGAAAGTGAAGGAAAAAATGCAAAAGGTATTTTTCCGGCTTCTGTTCAATTCACGACTGATTTGCATTCAATGGGTCAATATATTCAAGACGGCGAACGAAAATTAATGGAGACTGTTATCAAGATAGAAACTCCAAAACAAGATGTTTACCTTACCGAAAAAACGGATGATAATGATGGATTAAATTATTTAGCCGGGAAAAAACTTTCTGAAGTGAATCAGAGTGCAATATTAGGAACTCTGATTGCACATAAAGATGGGGGTGTACCTTGTATCGAAATCATTTTGCCTACTATCAACGAAGAAGTTTTGGGTGAACTTATGTATTTTTATGAATTTGCATGTGCTATTTCAGGTTATATGTTAGGTGTAAATCCATTTGATCAACCTGGAGTTGAAGATTATAAAAACAATATGTTTGCTCTACTCGGAAAAAAGGGATATGAAAAACGAAAAGAGGAAATTCTAAGTCATATTGGTCCGACGTAA
- the galK gene encoding galactokinase — MDSLRSKENLNQFERIFGKTNTNPRLFQAPARINIIGEHVDYLGGIVLPAAIDFSVQVFLRPNQSNLYQFHSITYNETITIKKPFLSNPNAPWTDYITGVIVELEAAGHSIPGFDLLVDGNIPQGSGLSSSAALEVVTGFAISETFGLGIDREKIAVIGQKAENNFVGTKCGIMDQFIIAVGKQNDCISLNTENLNYSYHHFELGEHEFYLINSNVKHNLKDSAYNKRRLECESALQKIQTKFPNFKQLYDVTLIDSELNNCNLTPDEFKRISHVISERERTKQVIEGLESNQFLKVGAALYETHNSLSKNFEVSCEETDFIVSKLKDLGVMGARMIGGGFGGCVLVLDKKEGFAKINEEMKKSYQQKFNLALDFYKFQISDGVKEISI; from the coding sequence GTGGATTCATTGAGAAGTAAAGAAAATTTGAATCAATTTGAACGTATATTTGGAAAAACAAATACAAATCCGCGTTTGTTTCAAGCCCCCGCGAGGATCAATATCATTGGGGAACATGTTGATTATTTAGGTGGAATCGTTCTACCTGCAGCAATTGATTTTTCTGTCCAAGTATTTTTACGTCCCAATCAATCTAATCTGTATCAATTTCATTCCATCACTTATAACGAAACGATCACCATCAAAAAACCTTTTTTATCCAATCCGAATGCACCTTGGACAGATTATATTACAGGAGTGATTGTTGAGTTGGAGGCTGCAGGACATTCCATTCCAGGTTTTGATTTATTGGTTGATGGAAATATCCCCCAAGGTTCTGGCCTTTCATCCTCTGCTGCTTTAGAAGTGGTAACAGGTTTTGCGATTTCAGAAACTTTTGGACTGGGAATCGATAGAGAGAAAATAGCAGTCATTGGGCAAAAAGCAGAAAACAATTTTGTTGGTACAAAGTGTGGGATCATGGACCAATTCATCATCGCTGTGGGAAAACAAAACGATTGTATTTCCTTAAACACTGAAAATCTCAATTATTCTTATCATCATTTTGAATTAGGTGAACATGAATTTTATCTCATCAATTCCAATGTAAAACATAACTTAAAAGACAGTGCTTATAATAAAAGACGCTTAGAATGTGAATCGGCTTTGCAAAAAATTCAAACAAAGTTCCCAAATTTTAAACAATTATATGATGTTACCTTAATAGATTCAGAACTAAACAATTGTAACCTCACCCCAGATGAATTCAAAAGAATAAGTCATGTCATTTCAGAACGAGAAAGAACAAAACAAGTCATCGAAGGCTTGGAATCGAATCAATTTTTAAAGGTGGGAGCTGCATTGTATGAAACACACAACTCCTTATCTAAAAACTTTGAAGTTTCTTGTGAAGAAACTGACTTCATTGTCTCCAAACTTAAAGATTTAGGAGTCATGGGTGCAAGGATGATAGGCGGAGGATTTGGCGGATGCGTACTCGTACTAGACAAAAAGGAAGGATTTGCCAAAATAAATGAAGAAATGAAAAAAAGTTATCAACAAAAATTTAACCTTGCGTTAGACTTCTACAAGTTTCAAATCTCTGATGGAGTGAAGGAAATTTCTATATGA